In a genomic window of Helianthus annuus cultivar XRQ/B chromosome 10, HanXRQr2.0-SUNRISE, whole genome shotgun sequence:
- the LOC118482849 gene encoding uncharacterized protein LOC118482849: MEALSDKCAFTDGWSKLIRDLELDSRTTFIFTMAGYETFELSVFNHETGTQMYFKKVDVVVLDDPIYGDDGFDLLLASEHKEKVITNESDVDEDLGGHIVGESNRLSSSFDSYRSNNDPKGKSKIVFGHETVSAKVHPKLKSKFYVGDKGLSTKVERKGKSADYVSEQNLSSHVVSQAKVKSKSFRSTTSTALQVGRKCSTSKKLKQTGVIKFTKKAESRLRLPTDVSSHLCLSLHNLRHVTVQNEKCELLKLGTRGEKSGKGFRYGFKKWPAFLKLNYIDFGSTLFFTYVKPSKRLMLTKVVPKITKKRGRS; encoded by the exons ATGGAAGCGTTGTCCGACAAATGTGCTTTCACTGATGGATGGTCTAAGTTGATTAGGGATCTTGAATTAGATTCCCGGACTACTTTTATTTTTACAATGGCTGGATATGAGACTTTTGAGTTGTCCGTTTTTAATCATGAAACTGGTACTCAAATGTATTTCAAGAAGGTTGACGTCGTTGTGTTGGATGATCCTATTTACGGAGATGATGGATTTGATTTACTGCTTGCG TCGGAACACAAAGAGAAGGTGATTACCAACGAAAGTGATGTTGATGAAGATCTTGGTGGTCATATAGTTGGTGAATCTAACCGCCTTTCATCTTCCTTTGATTCGTATCGGTCTAAT AATGACCCAAAAGGAAAGTCAAAGATTGTTTTTGGTCACGAGACTGTATCTGCAAAG GTTCATCCTAAGCTCAAATCAAAGTTTTATGTTGGAGATAAAGGGCTTTCGACAAAG gTTGAACGAAAAGGAAAATCAGCTGATTATGTTTCTGAGCAAAATCTGTCTTCTCACGTTGTCTCTCAA GCTAAAGTAAAGTCTAAGTCATTCAGATCCACAACATCAACCGCCCTTCAAGTTGGCCGTAAATGCTCTACATCAAAAAAGTTAAAACAAACTGGTGTTATTAAATTCACCAAGAAAGCCGAAAGCAGACTG CGTTTACCGACTGATGTTTCAAGCCATCTGTGTCTTTCTCTTCACAACTTGCGCCATGTTACAGTTCAGAACGAAAAATGTGAACTACTTAAGTTGGGCACAAGAGGCGAGAAGTCTGGGAAGGGTTTCAGATATGGTTTTAAAAAGTGGCCAGCTTTCTTGAAATTGAATTACATCGACTTCGGTTCTACTCTTTTCTTTACGTACGTCAAGCCTTCTAAGCGTTTGATGTTGACCAAAGTCGTACCCAAGATCACAAAGAAAAGAGGTCGTTCGTGA